The genomic segment AGACCTGGATTTAGGTAAGGATGTGGACTCGCATTCTGTCAATTTTGTGAGATggaacatttttcaaaagtaTATTTAGCTAACAGCATGAAAACTAAAATGCAAACAAAGCCCAAACATCTCAGTCATAGATGAGTCCTTCCATCGCTTTGTCCGGTCGTGTTTAAACCCAATCAGGAACATTAAATGTATATTTGGAACAGACAGtgcaacataaaaacaagacagCATGAAACCTCTCCAACCTATAATTTACATTGTCAGATATAAACCTCTAAAACCTCCTATgaagaaacaatacaatcaaTGTCCAAACCCCCGAGTGGGGCCCATCCTAGTTATCATGTGACAGTTGGAATGGTCTTTGTTCCTGGGTTCCCCAGGGTCTAGGATCACCACTGAATAGTGACAGTAGAGGAGATAACTTGACAAGAGACCCTGTATCAGACAGCCATATTCAGTTTGAGTTGTCTGTGTTTGGCATGTTGTTACACCTCCACAGTTTGTAATCTTTAAGTAATCTGGTGTTAAATTGCACCTGAAATTATATAATCCTAAAAAAAAGTCCTAAAAAACAAGCATTCAATATAACCAGTATAAATAGACTGTGAAAAGTaatgcaaatgcaaataaaaataccaAATTAAATACAAAGTTCTGAGGAGCTTCTATTACTGATTATTCAATAATACAACATCAAATTGGGTGCTGAACAAACACTTATTAATGTTGCATCTTTTCTGTAATTTTTAGGGGATATATACcttgatggggaaaaaaagtcatttgtaATTTGGTGTGGATCCATGTAAAAATGTTCAGCTGGTACAAGTCCAGCACTGATACACTGTGGTTATAACAGGTTATGAATtagagatttatttatttgttgatatTTTAGAGCTTTGATCAGGCTTGATGAGAACAAAGGAGAAAGTTGGCCTCAGGGCcttagtacttttttttttttttgagaaacatAAAGAATTTCTTTATTGATTTTCCAGAACATTATATAACTATTTACTGCTCTGCCTTGTTCAACCTGTATAAGGACTGTCCTAATCAGCCAAATCTAGTTCAAACATCTCTAGTTCTGTCCCCGGGTTCTAATATCCTCTGTTATCTGTAGTATCCAGTTCTCCATTCTTGCAGTTTCAGGTAATACTCCCCACCTTTGTCAGTgttatgtgtttgtctttgaacAACAAAGCCATTTTAATGAAACCAGTCAAACCCGAACTGGTGATCAGAGGTTCAGGGTTGGGAGAAGTTGCCCTGAAGCACTTGAGCACTTCCTCATGGATTTCATGGCGTTGTCTGTTCAAATACCTTTTAAACGTAGATTTGAAGGTAAAGTTGCAACACTGGGTCCACACCCAACAAACCTTTATAACGCTACACAAGACAACGTGTAAAGTACTCCATGTAAAGTACTTTTTCAAGCTCTTGTTCCAGTCACAAGCAGTGGTTCACTATTCAAATGGGGCCTGATTTACATTCCTTCTCATATTACACAGCTATAGGTAGGAGGACGGTGATTGGCTGAGCAGGAGCTCGCGCTCTCCCTCGTTGGCTGGATTGTACACGTCAGCAGTCAATAAGTGGTCGATGTGTCTTCGTCCTATCATCCTCTTCCTGGTGTGGGTTGACACGGTGCACCTCCGCTGCGGTGAGTCAAAACAAAACCCGCCGCTGCGAGTTCGCTTCTCCATCTTTCACGACAAATTGACTGTCGCGTGACGCCGTTTTTACGTTTCGCTTTGTTTTAcggttgttgtatttttatttatttattttttttatttttttatttttttttacaggtggtAACTTCAAACTGACGGAGTTCAAGTTGAAAGACAGTCCTCAAAGGAAGAAACGAGGCAGCTCTCAGGACATATTTAAACGTATGGGTTTGAACCACGCGTCACGCGACAGGAGTTTCACGGCACGAGGGAACACGTAAGCTTACCATGAAGACGCGCGCGCTAAGGTGAAGAAGTTGCTTTTGCGGACCGTTTTCAAGCTGGGAAAAATGAGGTTTCGACTGCTGAAAAAGAATCTGCTGGCGCTGCTGGGTGTTTCCTTCGTGATCGCGACTCTCCTGTTCTCCACACGCGTGTTCTTGGTGAAAGAAGATGACACGAGTGGACTCGGTAGTAACGTCATCCAAGGAAATCATCCAGCGCGTTCCGCCGACTTGACGTTCAGCTTTGAATCGCTGCCTCACTTGACTCAGTCCGTTTACCACGCTAATTTTAAACAGTATATTCACAATGCAGATACGTTCCCAGGAGACCCTCAGCTGGTGCTGGTCGTGCAGGTCCACAACAGGCCCGAATACCTCAAACTACTCGTTAGGTCACTGGAGAAAGCTGCTGAGGTCCACAGTTTTCTCCTCATCTTCAGCCATGACTATTTTTCAGAGGAAATTAATGCTATTGTGCAAGGGATAACTTTCTGCAAAGTACTGCAAATTTATTTCCCTTTCAGTACACAGCTGTATCCCAATGAGTTTCCTGGACAGGATCCAAGAGACTGCTCCCGAGACATGTCCAAGGATAACGCTGTCAAAACAGGATGCCTCAATGCAGAACACCCAGACTCGTATGGGCATTACAGGGAGGCCTTCATCACTCAAACCAAGCACCACTGGTGGTGGAAACTGCACTTCGTGTGGGAGCGAGTACATGTGATGCAGGGCTACAGCAGCTTTGTCGTTTTTCTAGAGGAGGACAACTACATCTTACCTgacttttttaatttctataaaTCAATGATTGAGTTCAGGAAGAAAAGCTGCCCAGACTGTGACATGCTGGCTTTGGGTAACCACAATGCCCTGACTGGTTTTGTAAAACTGTCCAATCAAGTGATGACCACTACGTGGATGTCCACTAAACATAACATTGGGATGGCCATCTCTAGGGAGGTGTACTACAAACTGATGGGATGCAATACTGAATTCTGCAGCTATGATGATTACAACTGGGATTGGACTTTGCAGCACCTCTCAGGTACTTGCATATCAAAGCCCCTCAAGGTGCTTGTGGCACAGGGCTCCAGGGTTCTCCACACAGGTGATTGTGGCCTTCACCAGAAAGAAAACTGCAAACCAGAACTGGCCTTACAAAAGGTTGAGGAGAACCTTCAAATGGTCAAGGAAGGacttttccctccatctctaGTTCTGAGTGGTGCAGAAACAGTGGAGCACAAGGCACATATGAAGAATGGAGGATGGGGAGACATTCGAGACCATATGTTGTGCAATAACTATGCCAAACGTCTTTGAGCTACAACCCTTCTGTTGTTTAAAAGGTATTTTGCAGATTTGACATTCATATGCAGCAATTCAGGACTTCAAAATGCACTGAGTTGCATATTTCAGTCAGGTCTTCCAAGAACTAGGACCAAATTAAGCACAAGAATGTACATGTACAAAGCTAGACGTTGCTTGTTTTTCAATTGTTTAATTACCAAAGCTGTACAGTTGCCAAAGACTTTTGTTGATGTTTATGGTATGTCTAAATCATGCAAGTTGTTTCATACTGTTCAATTTATGTCACCAGCTTTGCTTATCTCTGAGTGTCATGTAGGGGTAAAACATTTGGATAGATTAATCACAGTTCTGTGGAAGAAAGTAAACTAGACTAGCCTATGCATCTAAATACTCTAATTTGCTATTTTATTTGCAAATACATATCCTTTGCTGTAAAATCAGCACAGGAAGTTTATTAATCAGTTCATGGGTTTGGTGATTTTGTTATGTAATATCAAAATGGCACATGTAAGTGTAGACTTCATAATGTTGAAtcctcaacaaaaaaaaatcctcagtgTAGACTGACATGGCTCAGTGATATGCACATAATAGAAATTGTGTTACtaaatgtaacatttatttttttgttggttatAGCCAGGGATCTTTTTGGTTTTTAAGGTGAGATCAACCCACAGCATTCAGTCAACCGCCACTGAATCGATCTGTTAACACCAGTGAAAACTGGCTTggtaattgatttttttttttttaagagtatATTTGTTTTATGGGTGTTGAAAAGTGACCTTTTGGAGTCTTGTTCAAGATTCTCCTTTCTGCAAATACCAGTCTCAACCGTGATTCTGCATTTCTGAACTTGCACCTTCTTTCTTCATTAGAATTTATTTTGGGATAATGAAACTCAAATGAGAATAGATTTTACAAGAAGGAAAGACATGGTGTCTTTATGGAATTAATTTATAATGGTTAGTGAAACTTGTTCTGCTATACCCAAAGTGCCTttttacaatgaaaatgaaCACAGGTACATTGTTGTTGCCTTAAGATGATCGAAAGTGCCTCgtagttcttttttttgtaacttcTGAGATTTCAGAAGATTCGCTGATGAACAGTGTTGTTGGAAAATAGTCAATGTTAGTATGTGGATTACCCTGATTAACATCTTGGTAGTGCCTTTGTTGATTAATTGTACAATCAGGTATAATTTGGTTTCATGACTTTGGCATCTTGCTGACAATAGTTGAATGTGGCTATATTTTGCTAACTAAACCTGAATCCGATGGTACACATCACGGAGCTCCCTATCAGAAGATGAAAGTgtcacaatgaaaattattttattttcaaagtagAATATTGTTTAAGACTggcaaatattttcaaatatgtAAAGATGTGCCTTCTAAAAGTTTTATCtgatgtgtgtatatgtgaATTTTTTTGATTCCTTAGCTTGT from the Antennarius striatus isolate MH-2024 chromosome 19, ASM4005453v1, whole genome shotgun sequence genome contains:
- the si:ch73-91k6.2 gene encoding alpha-1,6-mannosyl-glycoprotein 2-beta-N-acetylglucosaminyltransferase is translated as MRFRLLKKNLLALLGVSFVIATLLFSTRVFLVKEDDTSGLGSNVIQGNHPARSADLTFSFESLPHLTQSVYHANFKQYIHNADTFPGDPQLVLVVQVHNRPEYLKLLVRSLEKAAEVHSFLLIFSHDYFSEEINAIVQGITFCKVLQIYFPFSTQLYPNEFPGQDPRDCSRDMSKDNAVKTGCLNAEHPDSYGHYREAFITQTKHHWWWKLHFVWERVHVMQGYSSFVVFLEEDNYILPDFFNFYKSMIEFRKKSCPDCDMLALGNHNALTGFVKLSNQVMTTTWMSTKHNIGMAISREVYYKLMGCNTEFCSYDDYNWDWTLQHLSGTCISKPLKVLVAQGSRVLHTGDCGLHQKENCKPELALQKVEENLQMVKEGLFPPSLVLSGAETVEHKAHMKNGGWGDIRDHMLCNNYAKRL